The nucleotide sequence GCATATCCTGCTCGCTTAGGGATGTGAGCTCCCTGCCATCCAGAGCAATGCGACCGCGACAATTGTTTGGGCAGAAGACGTGGAATGGCCAAACCAGTCAGCGTCTTGCCGCTGCCACTTTCTCCAACGATCCCAAAAATTTCACCAGCCCGCACCTCGAACGAAACCGGACCCACGAGATGATGGGCCGCGTGCTTCGTCGAGATGGAAACCCCCTCGAGTTTCAACACCTTTTCCTCCTCCGGTATCCGTGCGTTTTGCATCTTGATACCTGTCCGCTGCACTAGCGAATAATGTTTTACAACATAACAATTATACACCGGAGCGCAAGCGCCAAGAGGACGGCGCGCGCAGATATTTGGATGGCCTGTCCGGCTCGGGGAAACTCCCGCTGCCCAGGGGCATAAGGTGTTGAAAGGAAAGCTTGTTATGGATTTTCGCCAGAGGGAGGCGGTCGAGATGATGTGCGCTATCCATCCGACCTGAGGGGAGATTGGGTCAGATCGCAAATGGCGGTGTGGGACTCAGTAAGTCCCCTAGCTCGTCCTGATCAATTCATTGTCCGAACGATTGCGTTGACCTCATGAATTGTGCCTAATCCCGGCGGCAACTGGGGGCTCGTGCGAATGATCGCGCATTTCTGTTTTTCCGATAGACCACCGCCTGGGCCTGTCGTGTTGGATCTGCCCTGGTCCGAGGACGGGCCGGTCGGCCGGGTGAAGACACCGCAGCATCTGTTTGGAATGCTTGAGCATATGGGGATGTCGCCCAAGAAGGACGACGAATATATGCGCCTGCCCATTGCGCTGGGATATGGGGTCATGGTCGCGGGCATGACCGCCGCGTCGCTGGTGGTCTCAGGTGACCTGACGGCATGGCCGGCAAAATGGGGTGATCTGGTTGGCGCCGAACGCGCCAAAAAACAGGTCTATCACGCCTGAGGGGTGTCGGGCCGCTGCGGTCGCTCACTTTTCAGGTCTCGCTGGACATTTGACTTTTTCTAGCCTTGTCACAGGCGTATAGGCGGGCGCGTGCATCGCACCCTCTCCTGAAAGTGACATCCCAATGTTCGGAATAGATCCGAGTTTCTTCAGCTCGCTTGCGCAGGTGATCCTGATCGATCTTGTGCTGGCGGGAGATAATGCTGTTGTCATTGGCCTGGCGGCCGCCGGCCTCGCTCCGGACTTGCGCCGGCGCGCCATTCTCATCGGTATCCTTGCGGCAACCGTCCTGCGCATTCTCTTTGCGCTGATCACCACCCAATTGCTGTCGCTGGGCGGCGGTCTTCTGGTGGCCGGTGGCATTCTGCTGCTCTGGGTTTGCTGGAAGATGTATCGCGAGCTGACGGTCTCGTTCGAAGATGAACATGAGGCGACGGAGGCGTTGTCGGACGCCGACCACAATGCCGATGGCAAGGTTGCGGGCAGGGCCCCGCGCAAGAGCCTCGGGCAGGCCGTCAGCCAGATCGTCATTGCCGACGTCTCAATGTCGCTGGACAATGTCCTCGCCGTTGCGGGCGCCGCCCAGCACCATTTCGAAGCCCTGGTGTTCGGCCTTGCGCTGTCGGTGATCATGATGGGCGTGGCAGCCAGCTATATCGCGCGCCTGCTGCACCGGTTCCGCTGGATCGCCTGGATCGGCCTTGCGATCATTCTCTTCGTGGCGGTGCGCATGCTGCTCGAAGGGGCAGGGGCCTTCATCACCATTCCTGAAATTCCGCTGCTCTATACGCCACATGAGGCCGCCGCCGCAGTCGTTCATTAGGCTCTGCGAAACCAAATGGGCAATTTGCCCGCATTTGCTTGCGGCCAATAGCAATTTGCTCATCCTGTGCCGCTATATTGCCCCGCATCTGTTTATGATGCGGGGTTTTTATGTCCGTCATTGCTGATCGCTTGCGCGGATCCGATGCCGGGCCTCGTTCCGCTCCGTCCGTGGGTACACTACCGGAACTGAAGGCCGACCGCGTTTCCGGCGATGCGTGGGATCAGATCATTTCGGCATTCGACGAGGTCTGCCAGGAGCAGATGTTCGCCTTTTCGGCCGTGCGTTGGCCAGGCGTTACCTGTGAGCCGACCGTCTATTGGCACAACGGGCAGATTGTCGGTGGCGCACTGATCATGGTTCAGCCGCTGCCCCTGCGCCTCGCCGAAATGGCAGTGCTCAAATGGGCGCCCATGCTCGCCGATGCGGAGCGACCTGATGCGGAAGACATTCGCGCCGCGATGATCGAGGCCGTCCTTGCCGAATATTCGGCTCGCCGGCGGATGATGGTGTCGGTCCTGCCCGCTGCTTCGACCGATGAAAAACATCCGGCCTATCTTGCCCTTCGCCGGCGCGGTTTCTCCCGCGGGTCGTCGCTGCTGTTCCCCAATCGCTATCTCGTCAGGCTACGCCTCTCCGACGCGGAGCAGCGCAAAAGCCTCAACCAGAAGTGGCGCTATCATCTCAACAAGGCCGACAAGGCTGGTCTGCGGTTCGAGCGCGTTGGCGCCGACGCGCTCGGCACGTTCAAGCAGCTCTATGCAGCGATGACTGACCGCAAGCAGTTTCCCGATCATTCAGCCTACGAGACGCTCGATGCCCTGATGGGCGTCGATGAAAAACTGCGCCCGGAACTCTTCCTCGTCCATCTGGGCGAGGAATGCGTGGCAGGCGCCTTGATCTTTAAGGCCGGCAAGCGGGCCGTCTATCTCTACGGCGCCACCAATTACCGGGCACTGCCCGTGCGCGCCGGCTATTTCATGCACTGGCATATCATCCGCTGGCTGCGCGATAACACCACAGCCGATTGGTATGACCTCGGCGGGACCGATGGATTTCTGGGCCTGCACCAGTTCAAGAAGGGGATGGTCGGCGAGGCCGGGTTGATCCGTCCCGTGCCGCCGGTGGTCAATTATGCCGACAGCAGGCGCGCGCTGATACTCGGCACCTTCGCCTTCAGGGCGCGTGATGCGCTCCAGCATCTGCGTCGGCATGTCGATAAAGTGCGGAGCCCCAAGGCGCAGCCCGACCAGCCCCCCTATCGGCCGGAAGTCGATTTCGAATGAGTCTGGTGCGGCGGCTGGCGTCTCAATCGAGTGTCATCTTCGCCGCCCGCTTGTTTGGCGCAGGCCTGATCTTTGTCGCGCAGGCGCTGATCGCCCGGCTCTGGGGCGCGGAACTGCTCGGTGAGTTCCTCATCGTCGTCGCCAGCGTCAATCTCATCTCTGTGGTTATGCCGCTCGGCTTCCATACGGTCGGCACCTATTTTTCGGCTGAGTATCGGGCTCGGGGGGACAGGCGCCAACTGACCGCCTTTCTCCGGCGAGCCTATCTTCATGTCATCGTCGCCTTCGCACTGTTTGCCACGATAGGACCGTTGATCCTCAATCTTGTCGGGTTGGGGCAGGGGACGGTCGCGCGCCATTTTGTTCCCGTGGCCATGCTCATCCTCGGCACCGCCGTCGTCTACGTAAACAGTGCGCTGCTGATCGGGCTGAAGCGTCCCTTTGCGGGGTTCTTTGCCGATACGCTCCTGCGCCCGATGATCGTGCTGGCAGCCTTCCTTGCCGTCATGGCCACAAGCGTGGCGGAAGACGGTTTCGCAGCCATGCTCTGGATCATCGGCACGGGCTATATCTCCGTGTCGCTGATGCAGTTTGTGTTTGTCCTCACCAGCATTGGTCGGGTTTCTGACACGGCGCCGGCGCGTGAGATCGAGAGTGGACGGTGGTGGCGTTTTGCGCTGCCATGGGTGCTGATCAGCATCGCCACCGACTTTTTCTTCGATATCGACCTGCTGCTCCTCAGCCATAGCCTCAGCCGCGAGGATCTGGCCATATTCGGTGTCTGCGCCCGCATCTTCTCGCTCGCATCCTTCGGCGTAGCGGCGGTCTATGCAGTCACGCTGCCAGATATGTTCGAGAGCGAGGCGCGGGCTGATCGGGCTGATTTCCACCGCAAGGTGGGTGAGGCTAATATGGTGGCGAGCCTCATCGCGCTCGCGCTCTTTATCATACTGCTCGTGTTGTCGCCGTTCGCGCTGCAGCTGTTCGGGCCGGCCTTCACCGCGGGCGCCATGCCCCTTGCCATACTTTGCCTTGGTCTGATCGTTCGGTCCGCCTTTGGTCCGGCCTCGCTGGTGCTGTCGATCCACGACCGGCCTTGGGCCAGTCTGCCGGCCATCGGCCTCGGCCTCGGATGCCTGATTGCCGGCAATTGGCTGCTGGTGCCCACCTTCGGATTGATGGGCGCGGCCTGCTCGGCGCTTGTGGCGATCACGATCTGGTCGTTCGCCCTGTGGCTGACGGCGCGCTGGACTGCCGGGGTCGATGTCTCGATCCTGCAATGGTTCCGGACCCGCAGGGCAGCGACCGCAGCCTGATCCTTCGCCGCTAGGAGGCCGCGCCGACCAATGTCTTCAGCCTTTGCCTGAGACGGCCCAGGCGCCCGATATTGACGCCGCTGTCATACTCGACTTCCTGGCGCGTGTAGAATTTTTCGATCAGCAGATAATCCTGCCCGAATATGTGCTGCTCCAGCAGCGCAGTTTCCCGATAGCCGTAGCGCTTGAGGAGCATGCGGGCGACCTCGTTCTCCGGCCGGACAAAGGTGAAGGCCTTGTGGAAGCGCTGGTTGTCCCAATGGGCGTCGAAGGCGCGCATCCCGAACATGCCGAGCTTGGTCTGACGGTGAGAGGGGAACACCCAGCTCCAGTACCGGAACACCGCGCCGCACTCCGGTCCGGAGATCATGGCCCCGCCGGGCACGCCATCCGCGCACAGGATCATGATGTGCCATGGGTCGATGGCGAGAAGGTTGTGGAGAAAATTCCTGTTCAATCGCGCCGTTTCGTGTGCCTTGAAGCGGTCGCTGTAGTGTACCGAAACGGCGATGACGTCCACGAGTTCGCGATGGATCAGGTCGATATCGGCCGGTCCCGCGGGCCGGATTGTCATTTCAGCCATGGCAATGCCCCCTTGCTCGTCGGGCAATGATAACGCCGGCCGATGCAGGATTTCTGAATCGGGCAGGTTAACAGAGTGTCGCCAAAACCCTTGTCCCTGCTTTGGTCGCATGAGGCAGGGCTTGCCGGGGGGGTGTTGGCTGATTAGAACGAACTCGGGAGAGACTAGGAGGATGACAATGAGCGAACAGCTCTTGTTCCAGCCAAGTGCGTCGGCGCTCGCGCAAACTCACACTACGGCCGACAAGTACGATTCGAATTATGCCCGCTCGGTCAATGACCCTGAAGGCTTTTGGGCAGAACAGGCCAAGCGCCTGGACTGGATGACCTTTCCCACCAAGATCAAGAACACCACGTTCGAATATCCGGACGTCTCGATCAAGTGGTTCGAGGATGGCGTTCTCAACGTCGCGGCCAATTGCATTGACCGGCATCTGCTCGAACGCGGCGATGACATCGCCATTATCTGGGAGCCGGACAATCCGGCCGACCAGGCTGAGTATATCAGCTATCGCACGCTGCATGAAAAAGTGTGCCGCTGCGCCAATGTGCTGAAGTCGCTGGGCGTCAAGAAGGGCGATCGCGTCACGATTTACCTGCCGATGATTCCGCAGGCTGCCTACGCCATGCTGGCCTGCGCCCGCATCGGCGCGGTGCATTCGGTGGTGTTCGGGGGCTTTTCGCCAGATTCGCTGGCCGGTCGTATCAACGACTGCGACAGCGCTGTGGTCATCACGGCCGACGAAGGCCGTCGCGGTGGCAAGACCGTGCCGCTCAAGGCCAATGTCGACAAGGCGCTGGAAGATTGCCCCGGCGTGCAGAAGGTTCTGGTTGTGCACAACACTGGCGCCGATGTTGCCATGAAGGGCAGCCGCGACGTGTG is from Devosia sp. SD17-2 and encodes:
- a CDS encoding YjbE family putative metal transport protein (Members of this highly hydrophobic protein family,regularly are found preceded by the yybP-ykoY manganese riboswitch (see RF00080). A metal cation transport function is proposed.) gives rise to the protein MFGIDPSFFSSLAQVILIDLVLAGDNAVVIGLAAAGLAPDLRRRAILIGILAATVLRILFALITTQLLSLGGGLLVAGGILLLWVCWKMYRELTVSFEDEHEATEALSDADHNADGKVAGRAPRKSLGQAVSQIVIADVSMSLDNVLAVAGAAQHHFEALVFGLALSVIMMGVAASYIARLLHRFRWIAWIGLAIILFVAVRMLLEGAGAFITIPEIPLLYTPHEAAAAVVH
- a CDS encoding peptidoglycan bridge formation glycyltransferase FemA/FemB family protein; translation: MSVIADRLRGSDAGPRSAPSVGTLPELKADRVSGDAWDQIISAFDEVCQEQMFAFSAVRWPGVTCEPTVYWHNGQIVGGALIMVQPLPLRLAEMAVLKWAPMLADAERPDAEDIRAAMIEAVLAEYSARRRMMVSVLPAASTDEKHPAYLALRRRGFSRGSSLLFPNRYLVRLRLSDAEQRKSLNQKWRYHLNKADKAGLRFERVGADALGTFKQLYAAMTDRKQFPDHSAYETLDALMGVDEKLRPELFLVHLGEECVAGALIFKAGKRAVYLYGATNYRALPVRAGYFMHWHIIRWLRDNTTADWYDLGGTDGFLGLHQFKKGMVGEAGLIRPVPPVVNYADSRRALILGTFAFRARDALQHLRRHVDKVRSPKAQPDQPPYRPEVDFE
- a CDS encoding polysaccharide biosynthesis C-terminal domain-containing protein; this translates as MSLVRRLASQSSVIFAARLFGAGLIFVAQALIARLWGAELLGEFLIVVASVNLISVVMPLGFHTVGTYFSAEYRARGDRRQLTAFLRRAYLHVIVAFALFATIGPLILNLVGLGQGTVARHFVPVAMLILGTAVVYVNSALLIGLKRPFAGFFADTLLRPMIVLAAFLAVMATSVAEDGFAAMLWIIGTGYISVSLMQFVFVLTSIGRVSDTAPAREIESGRWWRFALPWVLISIATDFFFDIDLLLLSHSLSREDLAIFGVCARIFSLASFGVAAVYAVTLPDMFESEARADRADFHRKVGEANMVASLIALALFIILLVLSPFALQLFGPAFTAGAMPLAILCLGLIVRSAFGPASLVLSIHDRPWASLPAIGLGLGCLIAGNWLLVPTFGLMGAACSALVAITIWSFALWLTARWTAGVDVSILQWFRTRRAATAA